In Spinacia oleracea cultivar Varoflay chromosome 5, BTI_SOV_V1, whole genome shotgun sequence, a single window of DNA contains:
- the LOC110780539 gene encoding uncharacterized protein gives MITKEVPAKKKPKKSIAVYKEKVAEEEEEKTGVRGGHGKFISFISMMNEQKKEAVRNIGLGALLDFQLPTSSQQFVTWLCNNFEENSQYLYLPKNEKILIEFEDVKKIYGLPSGEVDIVEAKSDKASEEFSAFMASWKKIFGNKVPSVQKILKYYSQEDQIEAGPDANFITSFLVVTVNTLIKSTLSNQAYFKFLFSMMNHEQIRNLNWCKYVWEALLSTTAQYKKNLKQKDKATFFTGPLPLLTIFYFDRVQRMNFFPPRRIPLVSCWTKEIGHKRNKLEESGFGLGKVLPKINIEEKQTRKTYHNIT, from the exons ATGATTACCAAAGAAGTTCCTGCAAAAAAGAAACCAAAGAAATCAATTGCTGTTTACAAGGAAAAAGTagcagaagaagaggaagaaaaaaCTGGAGTTAGAGGAGGACATGGAAAATTCATCAGTTTCATTTCCATGATGAATGAACAGAAGAAGGAGGCCGTTCGGAATATCGGTCTAGGAGCATTGCTAGATTTCCAGCTACCTACTTCATCCCAACAATTTGTTACATGGCTATGTAACAACTTTGAGGAAAACAGCCAATATCTTTATCTGCCGAAGAATGAGAAAATCCTGATAGAATTTGAGGACGTGAAAAAGATATATGGCCTTCCTAGCGGTGAAGTAGACATAGTTGAGGCAAAGTCTGACAAGGCTAGTGAAGAGTTTTCTGCATTCATGGCAAG TTGGAAAAAGATCTTTGGGAATAAGGTCCCATCAGTTCAGAAAATTTTAAAGTACTACAGTCAAGAAGACCAAATTGAGGCTGGACCGGATGCAAATTTCATTACAAGCTTCTTGGTGGTCACTGTCAACACGTTGATCAAGAGCACGTTGTCAAACCAAGCATACTTCAAATTTTTGTtctcaatgatgaatcatgagCAGATCCGGAACTTGAATTGGTGCAAGTATGTGTGGGAGGCACTGCTCTCAACTACTGCACAGTATAAGAAAAACCTGAAACAAAAGGACAAAGCAACATTTTTCACAGGACCATTGCCGTTATTGACG ATTTTCTATTTTGACAGAGTTCAAAGAATGAACTTTTTTCCTCCAAGACGAATTCCACTTGTGTCCTGCTGGACAAAGGAAATAGGACACAAACGGAATAAATTGGAGGAAAGTGGCTTTGGATTGGGGAAGGTGTTACCCAAAATCAATATTGAAGAAAAACAAACTCGCAAG acatatcataacataacataa
- the LOC130459145 gene encoding vicilin-like seed storage protein At2g18540 isoform X1 translates to MDVRDEIDMNKLQNPPKSKKKTKMPKEKKETTGRSSEEQKIGNAKQLDMKETGKYEIEKEIEAEKQIDTFQEQPQRLILKFKRRPTKSQPEVQKVLSEGDGKACTTSETEVQKPLSEGDKKSSSKSQPEVQKTSSEEDQEESSKSLVQRKIATKNRGNNLLKQLLAKSIKQNNKKKAAQMVAAAAAAAMASKEADKRIDTPAVAAQIEAEKMAPAADAEDKRVAQEKASAAEKEAKRVAEEKASAADAEAKKLDEEKASAADAQREAELKEAENKRIEANKKKEEEDKGEAMKKDLEERKKEYEEKMSQLMAKNNKELIEEAERKEAERKKREDERKKKEDDDATKTIAMVVENVNASESEAQTIGGKGTKRGKKTTATKKNTILSITMDEELQKKLHNISDSYNPRRSTRSMVKVQQNVGAEVVSKEEFEGKDVSGVTSKVTNTPKKRKAAEKEDEDEPLDVEIIKIKKQKGVEKKAPVKGRILPLRSALKRNKKNDIEEVKEEQKTELAKVNVKGKRKMKKRKEEEEEVQEEEELEGNDEEEQEEEEEQNEEEEEEEEEDEENEEDEEDEEWEEEEEKEQNKMPKGIFSILKY, encoded by the exons atggaTGTTCGTGACGAAATTGAcatgaacaagcttcaaaatccACCGAAAAGCAAAAA AAAAACGAAGATGccgaaagaaaaaaaggaaac GACTGGAAGATCTAGTGAAGAGCAAAAAATCGGGAATGCAAAGCAACTAGACATGAAGGA AACTGGAAAATACGAAATTGAGAAGGAAATTGAAGCTGAAAAGCAAATAGACACATTCCA AGAACAACCACAAAGGTTAATACTCAAATTTAAGCGAAGACCAACTAAATCCCAGCCAGAGGTTCAGAAAGTATTAAG TGAAGGAGATGGGAAGGCATGTACAACTTCTGAGACAGAAGTTCAAAAACCATTGAG TGAAGGAGATAAGAAATCTTCGTCAAAATCACAGCCTGAAGTTCAAAAAACATCAAG TGAAGAAGATCAAGAAGAGTCTTCAAAATCTTTGGTACAAAGAAAGATTGCTACAAAAAATAG GGGCAACAACTTACTGAAACAACTTTTAGCAAAGAGCATAAAGcagaacaacaaaaaaaaggcTGCACAAATGGTAGCtgcagctgctgctgctgcaaTGGCCAGCAAAGAAGCTGACAAAAGGATAGATACACCTGCCGTTGCAGCACAAATAGAAGCTGAGAAAATGGCACCTGCAGCTGATGCAGAAGACAAAAGAGTCGCTCAGGAAAAGGCGTCTGCAGCTGAGAAAGAAGCCAAAAGAGTGGCTGAGGAAAAGGCATCTGCAGCTGATGCAGAAGCGAAAAAACTGGATGAGGAGAAGGCATCTGCAGCTGATGCCCAAAGAGAAGCTGAGCTGAAAGAAGCTGAAAACAAGAGGATCGAGGCTAataagaagaaggaagaagaagataaaGGTGAAGCAATGAAGAAGGATTTAgaggaaagaaagaaagaatatGAAGAAAAAATGAGCCAGCTTATGGCTAAAAACAACAAAGAGTTGATAGAGGAAGCGGAAAGGAAAGAAGCtgagagaaagaaaagagaagatgagagaaagaaaaaagaagacgaTGATGCCACAAAAACAATTGCCATGGTGGTTGAAAATGTAAATGCTTCAGAGAGTGAAGCTCAAACCATTGGTGGTAAAGGCACAAAAAGAGGAAAGAAGACAACAGCTACCAAGAAGAACACCATTCTAAGTATTACTATGGATGAAGAACTACAAAAGAAGTTGCACAACATATCAGATTCATACAATCCGAGAAGAAGTACAAGATCAATGGTGAAAGTGCAACAAAATGTTGGTGCTGAAGTAGTTAGCAAAGAAGAATTTGAAGGCAAAG ATGTTTCTGGAGTTACTTCCAAAGTAACAAATACTCcaaagaaaaggaaagcggCTGAGAAAGAAGATGAGGATGAGCCTTTGGATGTtgagataataaaaataaaaaaacaaaaag gAGTTGAAAAAAAAGCACCTGTTAAGGGAAGAATTCTTCCTCTTAGGAGTGCATTgaaaagaaataagaaaaatgatATTGAAGAAGTGAAAGAAGAACAGAAAACAG AACTTGCAAAAGTCAATGttaaaggaaaaaggaaaatgaaaaaaagaaaggaagaagaagaagaggttcaagaagaagaggagttagagggaaatgatgaagaagagcaagaagaggaggaagaacaaaatgaggaagaagaggaagaagaggaagaagatgaggaaaatgaggaagatgaagaagatgaagaatgggaagaagaagaagaaaaagaacaaaacaagatGCCAAAAGGTATATTTAGTATactaaaatattaa
- the LOC130459145 gene encoding uncharacterized protein isoform X2: protein MDVRDEIDMNKLQNPPKSKKKTKMPKEKKETTGRSSEEQKIGNAKQLDMKETGKYEIEKEIEAEKQIDTFHEGDGKACTTSETEVQKPLSEGDKKSSSKSQPEVQKTSSEEDQEESSKSLVQRKIATKNRGNNLLKQLLAKSIKQNNKKKAAQMVAAAAAAAMASKEADKRIDTPAVAAQIEAEKMAPAADAEDKRVAQEKASAAEKEAKRVAEEKASAADAEAKKLDEEKASAADAQREAELKEAENKRIEANKKKEEEDKGEAMKKDLEERKKEYEEKMSQLMAKNNKELIEEAERKEAERKKREDERKKKEDDDATKTIAMVVENVNASESEAQTIGGKGTKRGKKTTATKKNTILSITMDEELQKKLHNISDSYNPRRSTRSMVKVQQNVGAEVVSKEEFEGKDVSGVTSKVTNTPKKRKAAEKEDEDEPLDVEIIKIKKQKGVEKKAPVKGRILPLRSALKRNKKNDIEEVKEEQKTELAKVNVKGKRKMKKRKEEEEEVQEEEELEGNDEEEQEEEEEQNEEEEEEEEEDEENEEDEEDEEWEEEEEKEQNKMPKGIFSILKY, encoded by the exons atggaTGTTCGTGACGAAATTGAcatgaacaagcttcaaaatccACCGAAAAGCAAAAA AAAAACGAAGATGccgaaagaaaaaaaggaaac GACTGGAAGATCTAGTGAAGAGCAAAAAATCGGGAATGCAAAGCAACTAGACATGAAGGA AACTGGAAAATACGAAATTGAGAAGGAAATTGAAGCTGAAAAGCAAATAGACACATTCCA TGAAGGAGATGGGAAGGCATGTACAACTTCTGAGACAGAAGTTCAAAAACCATTGAG TGAAGGAGATAAGAAATCTTCGTCAAAATCACAGCCTGAAGTTCAAAAAACATCAAG TGAAGAAGATCAAGAAGAGTCTTCAAAATCTTTGGTACAAAGAAAGATTGCTACAAAAAATAG GGGCAACAACTTACTGAAACAACTTTTAGCAAAGAGCATAAAGcagaacaacaaaaaaaaggcTGCACAAATGGTAGCtgcagctgctgctgctgcaaTGGCCAGCAAAGAAGCTGACAAAAGGATAGATACACCTGCCGTTGCAGCACAAATAGAAGCTGAGAAAATGGCACCTGCAGCTGATGCAGAAGACAAAAGAGTCGCTCAGGAAAAGGCGTCTGCAGCTGAGAAAGAAGCCAAAAGAGTGGCTGAGGAAAAGGCATCTGCAGCTGATGCAGAAGCGAAAAAACTGGATGAGGAGAAGGCATCTGCAGCTGATGCCCAAAGAGAAGCTGAGCTGAAAGAAGCTGAAAACAAGAGGATCGAGGCTAataagaagaaggaagaagaagataaaGGTGAAGCAATGAAGAAGGATTTAgaggaaagaaagaaagaatatGAAGAAAAAATGAGCCAGCTTATGGCTAAAAACAACAAAGAGTTGATAGAGGAAGCGGAAAGGAAAGAAGCtgagagaaagaaaagagaagatgagagaaagaaaaaagaagacgaTGATGCCACAAAAACAATTGCCATGGTGGTTGAAAATGTAAATGCTTCAGAGAGTGAAGCTCAAACCATTGGTGGTAAAGGCACAAAAAGAGGAAAGAAGACAACAGCTACCAAGAAGAACACCATTCTAAGTATTACTATGGATGAAGAACTACAAAAGAAGTTGCACAACATATCAGATTCATACAATCCGAGAAGAAGTACAAGATCAATGGTGAAAGTGCAACAAAATGTTGGTGCTGAAGTAGTTAGCAAAGAAGAATTTGAAGGCAAAG ATGTTTCTGGAGTTACTTCCAAAGTAACAAATACTCcaaagaaaaggaaagcggCTGAGAAAGAAGATGAGGATGAGCCTTTGGATGTtgagataataaaaataaaaaaacaaaaag gAGTTGAAAAAAAAGCACCTGTTAAGGGAAGAATTCTTCCTCTTAGGAGTGCATTgaaaagaaataagaaaaatgatATTGAAGAAGTGAAAGAAGAACAGAAAACAG AACTTGCAAAAGTCAATGttaaaggaaaaaggaaaatgaaaaaaagaaaggaagaagaagaagaggttcaagaagaagaggagttagagggaaatgatgaagaagagcaagaagaggaggaagaacaaaatgaggaagaagaggaagaagaggaagaagatgaggaaaatgaggaagatgaagaagatgaagaatgggaagaagaagaagaaaaagaacaaaacaagatGCCAAAAGGTATATTTAGTATactaaaatattaa